In the genome of Haloarcula sp. CBA1129, one region contains:
- the ureG gene encoding urease accessory protein UreG, whose protein sequence is MSLTHRDVATVGIGGPVGSGKTSLLTALVPELREQGLDVGVIANDILTQEDADVLRERFAGVVPEDLVAGVETGACPHTGIREDPSMNLQQIDSFLAEHPELDIVLVESGGDNLAATFNPELADYSLYVISVAEGEDIPRKRGPGVVDCDLLVVNKTDLAPHVGVDLDVMERDADEVRDGPVVFTNCKDETNIDEVLSHVREGVLFA, encoded by the coding sequence ATGAGTCTCACACACCGCGACGTAGCGACGGTTGGCATCGGCGGCCCAGTCGGCTCCGGGAAGACCTCGCTGCTGACCGCGCTCGTCCCCGAACTGCGCGAGCAGGGGCTTGACGTGGGCGTTATCGCCAACGATATCCTCACGCAAGAGGACGCCGACGTGCTCCGTGAACGCTTCGCCGGGGTCGTCCCGGAAGACCTCGTGGCCGGCGTCGAAACCGGTGCCTGCCCGCACACCGGCATCCGCGAGGACCCGTCGATGAACCTCCAGCAGATAGACTCGTTCCTCGCCGAGCACCCGGAGCTTGACATAGTGCTGGTCGAGAGCGGCGGCGACAACCTCGCGGCGACGTTCAACCCCGAACTCGCGGACTACTCGCTGTACGTCATCTCGGTCGCAGAGGGGGAAGACATCCCCCGCAAGCGCGGCCCCGGCGTCGTCGACTGTGACCTGCTCGTGGTCAACAAGACCGACCTCGCGCCCCACGTCGGCGTCGACCTCGACGTGATGGAGCGGGACGCCGACGAGGTCCGTGACGGGCCGGTCGTCTTCACCAACTGCAAGGACGAGACGAACATCGACGAGGTGCTGTCACACGTCCGCGAAGGGGTGCTGTTCGCCTGA
- a CDS encoding urease subunit beta: protein MSDGIVPGEVIPGEGTVTLNEGRETTEVTVGNTGDRPSQVGSHFHFFEANAALEFDREAAMGMRLNIPAGTAVRFEPGDEQTVELVAIGGKRRAHGMNGLVNGSVDGDTSDAVELMRAAGFGDTGETATDGGNTESESER from the coding sequence ATGAGCGACGGAATCGTGCCCGGCGAGGTCATCCCGGGCGAGGGGACTGTGACACTGAACGAGGGTCGCGAGACGACCGAAGTGACGGTCGGCAACACCGGCGACCGACCGTCTCAGGTCGGTTCGCACTTCCACTTCTTCGAGGCCAACGCGGCCCTGGAGTTCGACCGCGAGGCGGCCATGGGAATGCGGCTGAACATCCCTGCCGGCACGGCCGTCCGGTTCGAACCGGGCGACGAGCAGACGGTCGAACTCGTCGCGATCGGCGGGAAGCGCCGCGCCCACGGGATGAACGGACTGGTCAACGGCAGCGTCGACGGCGACACCAGCGATGCCGTCGAGCTCATGCGGGCGGCCGGGTTCGGTGACACCGGCGAGACAGCAACGGACGGCGGCAACACGGAGTCGGAGTCCGAACGATGA
- a CDS encoding urease accessory protein UreE — MLVADTYLGHHDDDSVAENLDASDCATVVLSDTERQRSRVRTETTDGRDLGIVVARDLADGDVLEAEDGSRIIIELAAIEALVLDFADSDVSPTEALELGHAVGNKHWTLATRDREALFPVTDSKERMEATVAELLPADVPTRYEHVPPTTFDDGGVDHTHGESDHTHDGGHSHGGGHAHDHGVRTIDGGDQ, encoded by the coding sequence ATGTTGGTCGCAGACACCTATCTCGGCCACCATGATGACGACTCTGTCGCCGAGAATCTCGACGCGTCAGACTGCGCCACTGTCGTACTCTCGGACACCGAGCGCCAGCGTTCGCGGGTCCGAACTGAGACGACAGACGGCAGGGACCTCGGTATCGTGGTCGCTCGTGACCTCGCAGACGGCGACGTACTGGAAGCCGAGGACGGCAGCCGCATCATCATCGAACTCGCCGCAATCGAGGCTCTGGTGCTCGATTTCGCCGACAGCGACGTGTCACCGACCGAGGCGCTGGAGCTCGGTCACGCAGTCGGGAACAAACACTGGACCCTCGCGACCCGTGACCGAGAGGCCCTGTTTCCCGTGACCGACTCGAAGGAACGGATGGAAGCGACAGTCGCCGAACTGCTCCCCGCAGACGTGCCGACACGGTACGAGCACGTTCCGCCGACCACGTTCGACGATGGCGGGGTCGATCACACCCATGGCGAGAGCGACCACACACACGACGGTGGCCACAGTCACGGCGGCGGCCACGCCCACGACCACGGTGTCCGTACCATCGATGGAGGCGACCAATGA
- the trxA gene encoding thioredoxin, producing MPDELEEIRRQKLDELRARDESSNKDGSESKTLSDPISVDGKAELSEIAADHDVVLVDFYADWCGPCQMLEPVVETVAAETAATVAKVDVDANQDLAAEYGVRGVPTLLLFADGEPVERLVGMQDEAQLRSVIEKYA from the coding sequence ATGCCTGACGAGCTAGAGGAGATCAGACGGCAAAAGCTGGATGAGCTTCGTGCCCGAGACGAGTCGAGCAATAAGGACGGGTCGGAATCGAAGACGCTCTCTGACCCGATTTCAGTCGACGGAAAAGCCGAGCTGTCCGAGATTGCTGCCGATCACGACGTGGTTCTGGTCGACTTCTACGCCGACTGGTGTGGGCCGTGTCAGATGCTCGAGCCCGTTGTCGAAACCGTCGCCGCCGAGACCGCTGCGACAGTAGCGAAAGTGGATGTCGACGCGAATCAAGACCTCGCCGCCGAGTACGGCGTCCGGGGTGTCCCGACGCTGCTTCTGTTTGCTGACGGGGAGCCAGTCGAGCGACTCGTCGGAATGCAGGACGAAGCACAACTGCGCTCAGTAATCGAAAAGTACGCTTGA
- a CDS encoding helix-turn-helix domain-containing protein encodes MPDSMSEQLRRDMQCEGLLECFHGLKELDKECFRALVEAEEPLTVDELADAVDRERSTAYRAVQRLLQTGFIEKDQINYDQGGYYHVYSPTDPSQIADEMQRMLNDWYAKMGQLIQEFENKYEQSESSPPTVES; translated from the coding sequence ATGCCAGATTCGATGTCTGAACAGCTCCGACGGGATATGCAGTGCGAGGGGCTATTGGAATGTTTCCACGGACTCAAAGAACTCGACAAAGAGTGCTTCCGAGCGCTCGTCGAGGCCGAAGAACCACTGACTGTCGACGAGCTCGCGGACGCAGTCGACCGCGAGCGCTCGACCGCGTATCGCGCCGTCCAGCGACTCCTTCAGACGGGCTTCATCGAGAAAGACCAGATCAACTACGATCAGGGCGGTTACTACCACGTCTACTCGCCGACAGACCCGTCCCAGATTGCAGACGAGATGCAGCGCATGCTTAATGACTGGTACGCGAAGATGGGCCAACTGATTCAGGAGTTCGAGAACAAGTACGAACAGTCCGAGTCCTCGCCCCCTACTGTCGAGAGCTAA
- a CDS encoding urease accessory protein UreF, with protein sequence MSDAATLESFRLADSFLPVGTYTVSYGLEQFIQDDRVEDAADLESLLSTYLRQQVGPAELVALRAAHAAATDGNLDGICRADQRLSAVTLAAEFRESAQQSGDRLLSLQTELRDETLLDRYVERVDADEAPGNYAVVLGVTTALAGVAVRDACLLCCHGFITGLLGAAQRLLSLGHTDAQRILDELRPVMTAAVDDSEKRGLDEMTPFAPLVDILAADHERAERRLFAS encoded by the coding sequence ATGAGCGACGCCGCGACGCTGGAATCGTTCCGGCTCGCCGATTCGTTTCTCCCGGTCGGGACCTACACCGTCTCGTACGGACTGGAGCAGTTCATTCAGGACGACCGGGTCGAAGACGCCGCGGATCTCGAATCGCTCCTGTCGACGTATCTCCGACAGCAGGTCGGTCCTGCCGAACTCGTCGCGCTCCGGGCCGCACACGCCGCCGCGACCGACGGGAATCTCGACGGGATCTGTCGGGCCGACCAGCGGCTTTCGGCTGTAACGCTGGCCGCGGAGTTCCGCGAGAGCGCCCAGCAGTCCGGCGACCGACTGCTCTCACTGCAGACGGAACTGCGTGACGAGACGCTGCTGGACCGCTACGTGGAACGCGTCGACGCTGACGAAGCCCCCGGGAACTACGCCGTCGTGCTCGGCGTGACGACGGCGCTGGCCGGCGTCGCCGTCCGTGACGCCTGCTTGCTGTGCTGTCACGGCTTCATCACCGGACTGCTGGGGGCGGCCCAGCGACTCCTCTCACTTGGCCACACAGACGCCCAGCGGATTCTGGACGAACTACGACCGGTGATGACGGCCGCAGTCGACGATAGCGAGAAGCGAGGGCTAGACGAGATGACTCCGTTCGCCCCACTGGTAGACATCTTGGCCGCCGATCACGAGCGCGCGGAGCGGCGGCTGTTCGCCAGTTAG
- a CDS encoding MBL fold metallo-hydrolase: protein MNADDFPTPDVAVESIDPDSLKQRIDAGKDVTLLDARMQSDYEEWHIDGENVTSFNVPYFEFLDDDIDEAVLDQIPDDREVTVLCAKGGASEYVAGTLAERGYDVDHLEDGMNGWASIYESVEVERYDGAGTLLQYQRPSSGCLGYLLYDDGEAAIIDPLRAFTDRYLDDAANLGVDLQYALDTHIHADHISGVRNLDAEGVEGVIPEAAVGRGVTYAAEQSSTSPASQARQDAEDVTTAEDGDTFQVGDATIETVSTPGHTTGMTSYLVDGSLLATGDGLFIESVARPDLEEGDDGAPDAARMLYESLQERVLTLPEDTLIGGAHFSDAAEPAEDGTYTAPLGELIAEMDALTMDEDDFVELILSDMPPRPANYEEIIATNLGQNAVDDEEAFTLELGPNNCAASQESLAGD from the coding sequence ATGAACGCTGATGACTTTCCGACGCCGGACGTTGCCGTTGAATCGATTGATCCGGACTCGCTCAAACAGCGTATTGACGCCGGCAAGGACGTCACGCTGCTTGACGCGCGCATGCAATCGGACTACGAGGAGTGGCATATCGATGGCGAGAATGTCACCTCGTTCAACGTTCCGTACTTCGAGTTCCTCGATGACGACATCGACGAAGCTGTCCTCGATCAGATCCCCGATGACCGCGAGGTGACCGTCCTGTGCGCGAAAGGCGGCGCAAGCGAGTACGTCGCCGGCACACTCGCAGAACGTGGTTATGACGTCGACCACCTCGAAGACGGCATGAACGGCTGGGCGAGCATCTACGAATCCGTCGAAGTCGAACGATACGACGGCGCAGGCACACTTCTACAGTACCAGCGACCGTCCTCGGGCTGTCTCGGCTATCTCCTCTATGACGACGGTGAGGCCGCTATCATCGATCCCCTGCGGGCGTTCACCGACCGCTACCTCGACGACGCCGCAAACCTCGGCGTCGACCTGCAGTACGCACTCGATACGCACATCCACGCCGACCATATCTCCGGCGTTCGCAACCTCGACGCGGAGGGCGTCGAGGGTGTGATTCCCGAGGCGGCCGTCGGCCGCGGCGTCACGTACGCCGCGGAGCAAAGCTCCACGAGCCCTGCCTCGCAAGCTCGGCAGGACGCCGAAGACGTGACTACGGCCGAGGACGGCGACACGTTCCAAGTCGGCGACGCGACCATCGAAACAGTCTCGACCCCCGGCCACACGACTGGGATGACTTCGTATCTCGTCGACGGGAGCCTGCTCGCGACCGGCGACGGGCTCTTCATCGAGAGCGTCGCCCGCCCGGACCTCGAAGAGGGCGACGACGGCGCGCCCGACGCTGCCCGGATGCTCTACGAGTCCCTTCAGGAGCGGGTACTGACCCTGCCCGAGGACACGCTGATCGGTGGCGCGCACTTCAGCGACGCGGCCGAGCCCGCCGAAGACGGCACCTATACAGCACCACTCGGGGAGCTTATTGCGGAGATGGACGCGCTCACGATGGACGAAGACGATTTCGTGGAGTTGATCCTCTCTGATATGCCGCCACGGCCGGCCAACTACGAGGAGATTATCGCGACGAACCTCGGCCAGAACGCCGTCGACGACGAGGAAGCGTTCACGCTGGAACTGGGCCCGAACAACTGCGCGGCCAGCCAAGAATCCCTTGCGGGTGACTGA
- a CDS encoding urease accessory protein UreD — protein sequence MAADAPHPAFEGYATEAVPQAAVGSPGKDGVLELSFEQTGDGTTLVHDYATVPFHISGTLSHDPHPDADTVFIQSPTGGVAQGDRHDVSITVGDEAVAHVSTQSSTKVQTMTCNYAAAETTLSVGAGGHLDYVPEPTILHADSRYLQELSVDLSPGATAVVSDVVVPGRLARGERFEFERYLSRVRATGPNGLLFEDATHLTPEDEDPAAPGVLGEFTVYGTTFVLAPDRDESELSDALHAVVADGDARAGATALPNGAGVAVRALGDRAETVQATLHAAWDHARQELLDVPAPSGRKY from the coding sequence ATGGCCGCCGACGCGCCGCATCCGGCGTTCGAGGGGTATGCCACCGAGGCCGTCCCACAGGCTGCCGTGGGGTCGCCGGGGAAAGACGGTGTGCTCGAACTGTCCTTCGAGCAGACAGGCGACGGGACGACGCTGGTCCACGACTACGCGACGGTCCCGTTCCACATCTCGGGGACGCTGAGCCACGACCCCCACCCCGACGCCGACACCGTCTTCATCCAGTCGCCGACCGGCGGCGTCGCCCAAGGCGACCGCCACGACGTGTCGATAACCGTCGGCGACGAAGCCGTCGCGCACGTCTCGACCCAGAGTTCGACCAAGGTCCAGACGATGACGTGTAACTACGCCGCCGCCGAGACGACACTCAGCGTCGGCGCTGGCGGCCATCTGGATTACGTGCCCGAGCCGACGATTCTCCACGCCGACTCGCGGTACCTGCAGGAGCTTTCGGTCGACCTGTCACCCGGTGCGACCGCCGTGGTCAGCGACGTGGTCGTCCCGGGCCGCCTCGCTCGGGGGGAACGCTTCGAGTTCGAGCGATACCTCTCCCGTGTTCGGGCGACTGGGCCCAACGGGCTCCTGTTCGAGGACGCGACACACCTGACACCGGAGGACGAGGACCCCGCGGCCCCCGGCGTCCTCGGCGAGTTCACCGTCTACGGGACGACGTTCGTCCTCGCACCGGACCGCGACGAATCCGAACTGAGCGATGCGCTCCACGCGGTCGTCGCAGACGGTGATGCCCGGGCCGGCGCGACAGCGTTACCGAACGGGGCCGGCGTCGCGGTCCGTGCCCTCGGCGACCGTGCCGAGACCGTACAGGCCACGCTTCACGCGGCTTGGGACCACGCCAGACAGGAGTTGCTGGATGTGCCTGCGCCGTCCGGGAGGAAGTACTGA
- a CDS encoding sulfurtransferase TusA family protein: MNAEFDIAETLDVKGASCPMPVVKTKAAIDDLTEGDVLEVLATDSGSMSDIDGWAAGTEGVELVTQEEGDDVYKHYVRKTE; the protein is encoded by the coding sequence ATGAACGCTGAATTCGATATCGCGGAGACGCTCGACGTGAAAGGTGCATCGTGCCCAATGCCAGTGGTGAAAACGAAGGCCGCTATCGACGACCTCACCGAGGGTGATGTTCTCGAAGTACTGGCGACTGACTCGGGAAGCATGAGCGACATCGACGGCTGGGCCGCCGGAACTGAGGGTGTCGAGCTCGTCACTCAGGAGGAGGGCGACGACGTGTACAAGCACTACGTCCGCAAGACGGAGTAA
- a CDS encoding DUF302 domain-containing protein, producing the protein MTLPIDPSQINPADIGEQQATLEMSHEDAIEHVRDVFTDAGFGVPVEFSPSDMLNEKIDADRDPYYVLGACNPEVADRALDATDNKLGGLMACNVVIWEEEPGQQRVYHVSIMRIARLVGMAPDSEEMADIVADTGELVDEAFENL; encoded by the coding sequence ATGACGCTCCCAATCGACCCGAGTCAGATTAACCCTGCGGACATCGGCGAACAACAGGCGACACTCGAAATGAGTCACGAAGACGCAATCGAACACGTCCGAGACGTGTTTACCGACGCCGGATTCGGTGTCCCCGTTGAGTTCTCGCCCTCCGACATGCTCAACGAGAAGATCGACGCGGATCGTGACCCCTACTACGTGCTGGGGGCTTGTAACCCCGAAGTCGCTGACCGTGCCCTTGATGCGACGGATAACAAACTCGGTGGACTCATGGCCTGTAACGTCGTCATCTGGGAAGAAGAACCCGGCCAACAGCGCGTCTATCACGTCTCGATTATGCGTATTGCCCGCCTTGTCGGAATGGCACCTGACAGCGAGGAGATGGCGGATATCGTCGCCGACACCGGCGAACTCGTCGACGAGGCGTTCGAGAACCTCTAA
- a CDS encoding YeeE/YedE family protein, whose amino-acid sequence MSADRHPLFMPLILVGGLIFGFGLAYSQMARPEVVLDFLQFEDFGLVFVMFGGAAVTGVAFFLAPRLLGHAPLTGDSFQRRLKSFDRNVLIGGAIFGVGWGLSGICPGAAYASLGIGNITILWALAGMFLGAYLQGYWRTRSDTRDAAVTGAD is encoded by the coding sequence GTGAGCGCCGACCGCCATCCCCTGTTCATGCCGCTGATTCTCGTCGGCGGACTGATCTTCGGGTTCGGACTCGCGTACAGCCAGATGGCGCGCCCGGAAGTCGTTCTGGATTTCCTCCAGTTCGAGGACTTCGGGCTGGTGTTCGTGATGTTTGGCGGCGCTGCCGTGACAGGAGTAGCTTTCTTCCTCGCGCCCCGCCTCCTCGGCCACGCGCCGCTGACTGGCGATAGCTTCCAGCGGCGTCTGAAGTCCTTCGACCGGAACGTGCTGATTGGTGGGGCTATCTTCGGCGTGGGCTGGGGACTGTCCGGTATCTGTCCGGGAGCTGCCTACGCAAGCCTCGGTATCGGTAACATCACGATCCTCTGGGCGCTGGCCGGGATGTTTCTCGGCGCATATCTTCAGGGCTACTGGCGTACCCGGAGTGATACTCGCGACGCCGCCGTCACGGGCGCGGACTAA
- a CDS encoding class I SAM-dependent methyltransferase: MGYHTFDAGRADKLEDAQQRYRFLSAEELRWALSPDSDETVADLGSGTGFYTDEVAPAVDHVYAVDIQDAMHDYYREKGVPDNVDLVTSAVDDLPFETSSLDGAFSTMTYHEFASDGALHEVARVLTSGGTLAIADWAASGSGSNGPPVDERFSADEATNALRRHGFTVEFEAVRPETFLLVASAE, from the coding sequence ATGGGCTATCACACGTTCGACGCCGGCCGGGCTGACAAGCTTGAGGACGCACAGCAGCGGTACCGGTTTCTCTCTGCAGAAGAACTCCGCTGGGCGCTGTCGCCCGACAGTGACGAGACGGTCGCAGATCTCGGAAGCGGAACCGGATTCTACACTGACGAGGTCGCACCAGCCGTGGACCACGTGTACGCCGTCGATATTCAGGACGCGATGCATGACTACTATCGGGAGAAAGGGGTCCCCGACAATGTCGACCTCGTGACGAGTGCGGTCGACGACCTCCCGTTCGAGACCAGCAGTCTCGACGGAGCGTTCTCGACGATGACGTACCACGAGTTCGCGAGCGACGGGGCGTTACACGAGGTCGCACGAGTGCTCACGTCAGGCGGGACGCTCGCCATCGCGGATTGGGCAGCCTCTGGAAGCGGTAGCAACGGCCCACCCGTCGACGAGCGGTTTTCCGCTGATGAGGCCACGAACGCGCTCCGCCGGCACGGCTTCACTGTCGAGTTCGAGGCGGTGCGACCGGAGACGTTCCTGCTCGTTGCGAGTGCCGAATAA
- a CDS encoding DsrE/DsrF/DrsH-like family protein, with translation MSTDTPDAPSDDLPSRAELAARVDDLEDALAEATTEDDAKKMSIIATKGTLDMAYPPLILASTAAAFGYEVTVFHTFWGLDILHEERSKNLKLSSVGNPNMPVPNAVAALPGMDRVTTKMMEKRIADNDTATIEELLETSLDMGVEFQACQMTIDLMDYDEDNFYDGVTTGVGAATALQDMADADIQLLV, from the coding sequence ATGAGTACAGACACACCAGACGCGCCATCCGATGACTTGCCTTCGCGTGCAGAGCTGGCCGCCCGCGTCGACGACCTCGAAGACGCGCTGGCCGAGGCCACAACCGAAGACGACGCGAAGAAGATGAGCATCATCGCGACAAAGGGCACACTGGACATGGCATATCCGCCGCTCATCCTCGCCAGCACCGCCGCCGCGTTTGGGTATGAGGTGACTGTCTTCCACACGTTCTGGGGGCTGGACATCCTTCACGAGGAGCGCTCGAAGAACCTCAAGCTCAGCTCCGTCGGCAACCCGAATATGCCGGTGCCGAACGCGGTCGCCGCGCTCCCCGGGATGGATCGCGTGACGACGAAAATGATGGAAAAACGGATCGCGGACAACGACACCGCGACAATCGAGGAGCTGCTGGAGACGAGCCTCGATATGGGCGTGGAGTTCCAAGCCTGCCAGATGACCATTGACCTGATGGACTACGACGAGGACAACTTCTACGACGGCGTCACTACGGGCGTCGGTGCTGCGACAGCGCTTCAGGACATGGCCGACGCTGACATCCAGCTTCTGGTTTGA
- a CDS encoding YeeE/YedE family protein codes for MVLETLPLQATAELFPNGISRYAVGGLLVGLGTVVIYLGTGISAGASTFLESTLSYVSDRSRFQRYVSSRDWRVVFTLGIILGAAVYAVVYQGGAWTTDVQPWRLLIGGIFVGIGTRVGKGCTSGHGVCGVGSASKTSLVGVLTFLAVAIITAQLVAALGVSP; via the coding sequence ATGGTACTTGAGACACTCCCACTGCAGGCAACCGCCGAGTTGTTCCCAAATGGCATCAGTCGCTACGCCGTCGGGGGCCTGCTGGTGGGGCTCGGGACAGTCGTCATCTACCTCGGAACCGGCATCAGCGCCGGCGCGAGCACGTTCCTAGAATCGACGCTGTCGTACGTCTCGGACCGGTCCCGGTTCCAGCGGTACGTCAGCTCCCGTGACTGGCGGGTCGTGTTCACGCTGGGCATCATCCTCGGTGCGGCCGTGTACGCAGTCGTCTATCAGGGCGGCGCGTGGACCACAGACGTCCAGCCGTGGCGACTGCTCATCGGCGGGATATTCGTCGGTATCGGGACACGGGTCGGCAAGGGCTGTACGTCTGGCCACGGCGTCTGTGGCGTCGGCTCGGCGTCGAAGACGTCGCTCGTGGGCGTCCTGACGTTCCTCGCCGTCGCCATCATCACTGCGCAACTGGTCGCCGCGCTGGGGGTGAGTCCGTGA
- a CDS encoding urease subunit gamma, translated as MKLTAKEQERLTVFTAAEVARRRKERGVPLNHPEAVAYISDWCIERGRDGQSVAEIRSGASKLLGREDVMDGVPEMIDMIQVEPVFPDGTKLVTVHDPIRSDSVGASDADGEEATETTTDGGDTDRDE; from the coding sequence ATGAAGCTCACAGCCAAAGAACAGGAACGACTCACGGTCTTTACCGCCGCAGAGGTCGCGCGTCGCCGCAAGGAACGCGGCGTCCCGCTGAACCACCCCGAAGCCGTCGCCTACATCAGCGACTGGTGCATCGAACGCGGCCGGGACGGCCAGTCCGTCGCCGAGATCCGCTCCGGCGCGTCGAAGTTGCTCGGCCGCGAGGACGTGATGGACGGCGTCCCGGAGATGATCGACATGATTCAGGTCGAACCCGTGTTCCCCGACGGGACGAAACTGGTCACGGTTCACGACCCGATCCGCTCCGACAGTGTCGGCGCATCCGACGCCGATGGGGAGGAGGCGACGGAAACGACGACTGACGGCGGAGACACGGACAGGGACGAATGA
- the ureC gene encoding urease subunit alpha has protein sequence MTRDIDRDNYAELYGPTTGDKIRLGDTELFAEVEEDLRTHGDEAVFGGGKTLRDGLGMAPGVTQAEGALDWVLTNATIIDPILGIVAADIGIRNGEIAGIGKAGNPDTMDGVDMVVGPSTDVYPAEGKIATAGGLDIHIHFNSAQLHEHALSGGITTMLGGGYGGGATTTTTGPENIKRFLQAAEAWPVNVGFYGKGNASDPGPLREQVEAGACGLKLHEDWGSTPETIDTCLEVAKDEDVQVCMHTDTLNEAGFVENTFGAVDGRTMHLFHIEGAGGGHAPDIMEMVGEPNMLPSSTNPSMPYTDNTFDEHLDMVMVCHHLNPDVPEDVAFAESRVRAETIAAEDVLHDMGAISMMTSDSQAMGRMAEVIPRTWQTASKMKSQRGPLPEDEGTDADNHRIKRYIAKYTVNPAISAGIEDHVGTLEPGKLADICLWDPAFFGVKPAMTFKGGFPVHSEMGEANGSLMTCEPILQRERAGAVGKAKHALSLSFVSPAAAEAGIGDEYGLDSRVVPVEGARTPGKDDMVYNDYCPDDIEVDPETFEVRVDGDHVTCEPSSELPLAQRYLL, from the coding sequence ATGACACGCGACATCGACCGCGACAACTACGCGGAACTGTACGGGCCGACGACGGGCGATAAAATCCGATTGGGCGACACGGAGCTGTTCGCCGAGGTCGAGGAGGACCTGCGGACCCACGGCGACGAAGCGGTGTTCGGTGGCGGAAAGACGCTCCGGGACGGGCTGGGGATGGCTCCCGGCGTCACACAGGCGGAGGGCGCGCTCGACTGGGTGTTGACGAACGCGACAATAATCGACCCGATACTCGGCATCGTCGCCGCCGACATCGGGATTCGGAACGGTGAGATCGCTGGCATCGGGAAGGCCGGGAACCCCGACACGATGGACGGCGTCGACATGGTCGTCGGTCCGTCGACGGACGTCTACCCCGCCGAGGGGAAGATCGCGACGGCCGGCGGCCTCGACATCCACATCCACTTCAACTCCGCGCAGCTCCACGAACACGCGCTGTCGGGCGGTATCACGACGATGCTCGGCGGCGGATACGGCGGCGGCGCGACGACGACCACGACCGGGCCGGAGAACATCAAGCGCTTCCTGCAGGCCGCCGAAGCGTGGCCGGTCAACGTCGGCTTTTACGGGAAGGGCAACGCCTCTGACCCCGGCCCGCTCCGAGAGCAGGTCGAAGCCGGGGCCTGCGGGCTCAAACTCCACGAAGACTGGGGGTCGACGCCCGAGACCATTGACACCTGCCTCGAAGTCGCCAAAGACGAGGACGTGCAGGTGTGTATGCACACGGACACGCTGAACGAGGCCGGCTTCGTCGAGAACACCTTCGGTGCCGTCGACGGCCGGACCATGCACCTGTTCCACATTGAGGGCGCGGGTGGTGGCCACGCCCCGGACATCATGGAGATGGTCGGCGAGCCGAACATGCTCCCGTCGTCGACGAACCCCTCGATGCCCTACACGGACAACACGTTCGACGAGCACCTGGACATGGTGATGGTGTGTCACCACCTCAACCCCGACGTGCCCGAGGACGTGGCCTTCGCCGAGTCCCGGGTGCGCGCCGAGACCATCGCCGCTGAGGACGTGCTTCATGACATGGGTGCGATTTCGATGATGACCTCGGATTCTCAGGCCATGGGTCGCATGGCAGAGGTCATCCCGCGAACGTGGCAGACGGCCTCGAAGATGAAATCCCAGCGTGGCCCACTCCCCGAGGACGAAGGGACCGACGCGGACAACCACCGCATCAAGCGCTACATCGCGAAGTACACCGTCAACCCCGCTATCAGCGCCGGCATCGAGGACCACGTCGGGACGCTCGAACCCGGCAAGCTCGCCGATATCTGCCTGTGGGACCCCGCATTCTTCGGCGTCAAGCCGGCGATGACGTTCAAGGGTGGTTTCCCGGTCCACTCCGAGATGGGCGAAGCGAACGGTTCGCTGATGACCTGCGAGCCGATTCTCCAGCGCGAACGGGCCGGCGCGGTCGGCAAGGCCAAACACGCCCTCTCGCTGTCGTTCGTCTCCCCGGCGGCCGCCGAGGCTGGTATCGGCGACGAGTACGGGCTTGATTCCCGTGTCGTTCCAGTCGAGGGCGCACGCACACCCGGCAAAGACGACATGGTGTATAACGACTACTGTCCCGACGACATCGAGGTCGACCCCGAAACGTTCGAGGTCCGGGTCGACGGCGACCACGTCACCTGCGAACCGTCTTCAGAACTCCCACTCGCACAGCGGTACTTGCTATGA